One region of Trachemys scripta elegans isolate TJP31775 chromosome 8, CAS_Tse_1.0, whole genome shotgun sequence genomic DNA includes:
- the PDLIM7 gene encoding PDZ and LIM domain protein 7 isoform X1, producing MSSMDSYKVMLDGPAPWGFRLQGGKDFNMPLSISRLTPGGKAAQAGVGVGDWVLSIDGENTSSMTHIEAQNKIRACGDQLSLSLSRVQCLLGKPHKESFPCSQPPKYNFVPSTTLNKTARPFGASPTPNSLPGLVTKPVTYTAPACTPQHNGCRTLTSQVGASPSLPEGKTQPRGDLGRSYMEDEHALRLMSPPTGLPNDSSKKRLVEDTEDWQPRTGTTQSRSFRILAHLTGTEFMQDPDDEHVRKASQVSGLDPSAVAVLKVEPDHGSAAPRPPAAPGPASRPPWAVDPSFAERYAPDKTSTVLSKHSQPAMPTPMQNRSSIVQAAQQPPEGTSKTPICYQCNKVIRGRYLVALGHYYHPEEFACCQCRKVLDEGGFFEEKGSVFCPKCYDMRYAPSCAKCKKKIGGEIMHALKMTWHVQCFTCAACRTPIRNRAFYMEEGQPYCERDYEKMFGTKCRGCDFKIDAGDRFLEALGFSWHDTCFVCAICQVSLEGKTFYSKKDKPLCKSHAFSHV from the exons ctgacCCCTGGTGGCAAGGCAGCCCAGGCCGGCGTGGGAGTGGGCGACTGGGTGCTGAGCATCGATGGGGAGAACACCAGTAGCATGACTCACATCGAAGCGCAGAACAAGATCCGCGCCTGCGGAGACCagctttccctcagcctgagcaG AGTCCAGTGCCTCCTGGGGAAGCCACACAAG GAGTCAttcccctgctctcagcccccgaAGTATAACTTCGTTCCTAGCACCACCCTCAACAAAACGGCCCGGCCCTTCGGGGCCAGCCCCACGCCCAACTCGCTGCCTGGGCTGGTGACGAAACCTGTGACGTACACGGCCCCCgcctgcaccccccagcacaaTGG GTGCAGAACCTTGACAAGTCA GGTCggtgccagccccagcctgccagAGGGGAAAACTCAGCCCCGTGGAGACCTGGGCCGCTCCTACATGGAGGATGA GCACGCTCTGCGGCTAATGAGCCCCCCCACCGGCCTGCCCAATGACTCCAGCAAAAAGCGTCTGGTTGAGGATACGGAGGACTGGCAGCCTCGCACTGGCACAACCCAGTCCCGCTCCTTCCGCATCCTGGCCCACCTCACGGGCACTGAGTTCA TGCAAGATCCAGATGATGAGCATGTTAGAAAAGCCAG CCAGGTGTCTGGGCTGGACCCGTCTGCGGTGGCAGTGCTGAAGGTGGAGCCTGATCACG GTTCGGCAGCTCCCAGGCCCCCAGCTGCTCCGGGCCCTGCCAGCCGCCCCCCCTGGGCTGTGGACCCCTCCTTTGCTGAGCGCTATGCGCCCGACAAGACCAGCACCGTGCTGAGCAAACACAGCCAGCCGGCCATGCCCACGCCCATGCAGAACCGCAGCTCCATCGTCCAGGCCGCACAGCAGCCCCCCGAGGGCACCAGCAAAACCCCCATCTGCTACCAGTGCAACAAGGTCATCAG GGGACGCTACCTGGTGGCCCTGGGGCATTACTACCACCCGGAGGAGTTCGCATGCTGCCAGTGCAGGAAGGTGCTGGATGAGGGGGGCTTCTTTGAGGAGAAGGGCTCGGTCTTCTGCCCCAAGTGCTACGACATGCGCTATGCCCCCAGCTGTGCCAAGTGCAAGAAGAAGATTGGTGGG GAGATCATGCATGCGCTGAAGATGACGTGGCACGTGCAGTGCTTCACCTGCGCTGCCTGCAGAACTCCCATCCGCAACCGCGCCTTCTACATGGAGGAGGGGCAGCCCTACTGCGAGAGAG ACTACGAGAAGATGTTTGGCACAAAATGCCGTGGCTGTGACTTCAAGATTGATGCTGGTGACCGGTTCCTGGAGGCGCTGGGATTCAGCTGGCATGACACCTGCTTCGTCTGTGCG atCTGCCAGGTCAGCCTGGAAGGGAAGACGTTCTACTCCAAGAAGGACAAACCCCTCTGCAAGAGCCATGCCTTCTCCCATGTTTAA
- the PDLIM7 gene encoding PDZ and LIM domain protein 7 isoform X4, translating to MSSMDSYKVMLDGPAPWGFRLQGGKDFNMPLSISRLTPGGKAAQAGVGVGDWVLSIDGENTSSMTHIEAQNKIRACGDQLSLSLSRAHKDPVLGLAEGSAWAGEGEEPSLRRVWSIHLSSICSPAESSASWGSHTRCRTLTSQVGASPSLPEGKTQPRGDLGRSYMEDEHALRLMSPPTGLPNDSSKKRLVEDTEDWQPRTGTTQSRSFRILAHLTGTEFMQDPDDEHVRKASQVSGLDPSAVAVLKVEPDPGSAAPRPPAAPGPASRPPWAVDPSFAERYAPDKTSTVLSKHSQPAMPTPMQNRSSIVQAAQQPPEGTSKTPICYQCNKVIRGRYLVALGHYYHPEEFACCQCRKVLDEGGFFEEKGSVFCPKCYDMRYAPSCAKCKKKIGGEIMHALKMTWHVQCFTCAACRTPIRNRAFYMEEGQPYCERDYEKMFGTKCRGCDFKIDAGDRFLEALGFSWHDTCFVCAICQVSLEGKTFYSKKDKPLCKSHAFSHV from the exons ctgacCCCTGGTGGCAAGGCAGCCCAGGCCGGCGTGGGAGTGGGCGACTGGGTGCTGAGCATCGATGGGGAGAACACCAGTAGCATGACTCACATCGAAGCGCAGAACAAGATCCGCGCCTGCGGAGACCagctttccctcagcctgagcaG AGCCCATAAAGACCCAGTGCTTGGTTTGGCAGAGGGGTCAGCCTGggccggggagggggaagagcccagcctGAGACGGGTCTGGTCTATTCATCTCAGCTCAATCTGTTCTCCTGCAGAGTCCAGTGCCTCCTGGGGAAGCCACACAAG GTGCAGAACCTTGACAAGTCA GGTCggtgccagccccagcctgccagAGGGGAAAACTCAGCCCCGTGGAGACCTGGGCCGCTCCTACATGGAGGATGA GCACGCTCTGCGGCTAATGAGCCCCCCCACCGGCCTGCCCAATGACTCCAGCAAAAAGCGTCTGGTTGAGGATACGGAGGACTGGCAGCCTCGCACTGGCACAACCCAGTCCCGCTCCTTCCGCATCCTGGCCCACCTCACGGGCACTGAGTTCA TGCAAGATCCAGATGATGAGCATGTTAGAAAAGCCAG CCAGGTGTCTGGGCTGGACCCGTCTGCGGTGGCAGTGCTGAAGGTGGAGCCTGATC CAGGTTCGGCAGCTCCCAGGCCCCCAGCTGCTCCGGGCCCTGCCAGCCGCCCCCCCTGGGCTGTGGACCCCTCCTTTGCTGAGCGCTATGCGCCCGACAAGACCAGCACCGTGCTGAGCAAACACAGCCAGCCGGCCATGCCCACGCCCATGCAGAACCGCAGCTCCATCGTCCAGGCCGCACAGCAGCCCCCCGAGGGCACCAGCAAAACCCCCATCTGCTACCAGTGCAACAAGGTCATCAG GGGACGCTACCTGGTGGCCCTGGGGCATTACTACCACCCGGAGGAGTTCGCATGCTGCCAGTGCAGGAAGGTGCTGGATGAGGGGGGCTTCTTTGAGGAGAAGGGCTCGGTCTTCTGCCCCAAGTGCTACGACATGCGCTATGCCCCCAGCTGTGCCAAGTGCAAGAAGAAGATTGGTGGG GAGATCATGCATGCGCTGAAGATGACGTGGCACGTGCAGTGCTTCACCTGCGCTGCCTGCAGAACTCCCATCCGCAACCGCGCCTTCTACATGGAGGAGGGGCAGCCCTACTGCGAGAGAG ACTACGAGAAGATGTTTGGCACAAAATGCCGTGGCTGTGACTTCAAGATTGATGCTGGTGACCGGTTCCTGGAGGCGCTGGGATTCAGCTGGCATGACACCTGCTTCGTCTGTGCG atCTGCCAGGTCAGCCTGGAAGGGAAGACGTTCTACTCCAAGAAGGACAAACCCCTCTGCAAGAGCCATGCCTTCTCCCATGTTTAA
- the PDLIM7 gene encoding PDZ and LIM domain protein 7 isoform X9 yields MSSMDSYKVMLDGPAPWGFRLQGGKDFNMPLSISRLTPGGKAAQAGVGVGDWVLSIDGENTSSMTHIEAQNKIRACGDQLSLSLSRVQCLLGKPHKVQNLDKVGASPSLPEGKTQPRGDLGRSYMEDEHALRLMSPPTGLPNDSSKKRLVEDTEDWQPRTGTTQSRSFRILAHLTGTEFMQDPDDEHVRKASQVSGLDPSAVAVLKVEPDPGSAAPRPPAAPGPASRPPWAVDPSFAERYAPDKTSTVLSKHSQPAMPTPMQNRSSIVQAAQQPPEGTSKTPICYQCNKVIRGRYLVALGHYYHPEEFACCQCRKVLDEGGFFEEKGSVFCPKCYDMRYAPSCAKCKKKIGGEIMHALKMTWHVQCFTCAACRTPIRNRAFYMEEGQPYCERDYEKMFGTKCRGCDFKIDAGDRFLEALGFSWHDTCFVCAICQVSLEGKTFYSKKDKPLCKSHAFSHV; encoded by the exons ctgacCCCTGGTGGCAAGGCAGCCCAGGCCGGCGTGGGAGTGGGCGACTGGGTGCTGAGCATCGATGGGGAGAACACCAGTAGCATGACTCACATCGAAGCGCAGAACAAGATCCGCGCCTGCGGAGACCagctttccctcagcctgagcaG AGTCCAGTGCCTCCTGGGGAAGCCACACAAG GTGCAGAACCTTGACAA GGTCggtgccagccccagcctgccagAGGGGAAAACTCAGCCCCGTGGAGACCTGGGCCGCTCCTACATGGAGGATGA GCACGCTCTGCGGCTAATGAGCCCCCCCACCGGCCTGCCCAATGACTCCAGCAAAAAGCGTCTGGTTGAGGATACGGAGGACTGGCAGCCTCGCACTGGCACAACCCAGTCCCGCTCCTTCCGCATCCTGGCCCACCTCACGGGCACTGAGTTCA TGCAAGATCCAGATGATGAGCATGTTAGAAAAGCCAG CCAGGTGTCTGGGCTGGACCCGTCTGCGGTGGCAGTGCTGAAGGTGGAGCCTGATC CAGGTTCGGCAGCTCCCAGGCCCCCAGCTGCTCCGGGCCCTGCCAGCCGCCCCCCCTGGGCTGTGGACCCCTCCTTTGCTGAGCGCTATGCGCCCGACAAGACCAGCACCGTGCTGAGCAAACACAGCCAGCCGGCCATGCCCACGCCCATGCAGAACCGCAGCTCCATCGTCCAGGCCGCACAGCAGCCCCCCGAGGGCACCAGCAAAACCCCCATCTGCTACCAGTGCAACAAGGTCATCAG GGGACGCTACCTGGTGGCCCTGGGGCATTACTACCACCCGGAGGAGTTCGCATGCTGCCAGTGCAGGAAGGTGCTGGATGAGGGGGGCTTCTTTGAGGAGAAGGGCTCGGTCTTCTGCCCCAAGTGCTACGACATGCGCTATGCCCCCAGCTGTGCCAAGTGCAAGAAGAAGATTGGTGGG GAGATCATGCATGCGCTGAAGATGACGTGGCACGTGCAGTGCTTCACCTGCGCTGCCTGCAGAACTCCCATCCGCAACCGCGCCTTCTACATGGAGGAGGGGCAGCCCTACTGCGAGAGAG ACTACGAGAAGATGTTTGGCACAAAATGCCGTGGCTGTGACTTCAAGATTGATGCTGGTGACCGGTTCCTGGAGGCGCTGGGATTCAGCTGGCATGACACCTGCTTCGTCTGTGCG atCTGCCAGGTCAGCCTGGAAGGGAAGACGTTCTACTCCAAGAAGGACAAACCCCTCTGCAAGAGCCATGCCTTCTCCCATGTTTAA
- the PDLIM7 gene encoding PDZ and LIM domain protein 7 isoform X6, giving the protein MSSMDSYKVMLDGPAPWGFRLQGGKDFNMPLSISRLTPGGKAAQAGVGVGDWVLSIDGENTSSMTHIEAQNKIRACGDQLSLSLSRVQCLLGKPHKESFPCSQPPKYNFVPSTTLNKTARPFGASPTPNSLPGLVTKPVTYTAPACTPQHNGHALRLMSPPTGLPNDSSKKRLVEDTEDWQPRTGTTQSRSFRILAHLTGTEFMQDPDDEHVRKASQVSGLDPSAVAVLKVEPDPGSAAPRPPAAPGPASRPPWAVDPSFAERYAPDKTSTVLSKHSQPAMPTPMQNRSSIVQAAQQPPEGTSKTPICYQCNKVIRGRYLVALGHYYHPEEFACCQCRKVLDEGGFFEEKGSVFCPKCYDMRYAPSCAKCKKKIGGEIMHALKMTWHVQCFTCAACRTPIRNRAFYMEEGQPYCERDYEKMFGTKCRGCDFKIDAGDRFLEALGFSWHDTCFVCAICQVSLEGKTFYSKKDKPLCKSHAFSHV; this is encoded by the exons ctgacCCCTGGTGGCAAGGCAGCCCAGGCCGGCGTGGGAGTGGGCGACTGGGTGCTGAGCATCGATGGGGAGAACACCAGTAGCATGACTCACATCGAAGCGCAGAACAAGATCCGCGCCTGCGGAGACCagctttccctcagcctgagcaG AGTCCAGTGCCTCCTGGGGAAGCCACACAAG GAGTCAttcccctgctctcagcccccgaAGTATAACTTCGTTCCTAGCACCACCCTCAACAAAACGGCCCGGCCCTTCGGGGCCAGCCCCACGCCCAACTCGCTGCCTGGGCTGGTGACGAAACCTGTGACGTACACGGCCCCCgcctgcaccccccagcacaaTGG GCACGCTCTGCGGCTAATGAGCCCCCCCACCGGCCTGCCCAATGACTCCAGCAAAAAGCGTCTGGTTGAGGATACGGAGGACTGGCAGCCTCGCACTGGCACAACCCAGTCCCGCTCCTTCCGCATCCTGGCCCACCTCACGGGCACTGAGTTCA TGCAAGATCCAGATGATGAGCATGTTAGAAAAGCCAG CCAGGTGTCTGGGCTGGACCCGTCTGCGGTGGCAGTGCTGAAGGTGGAGCCTGATC CAGGTTCGGCAGCTCCCAGGCCCCCAGCTGCTCCGGGCCCTGCCAGCCGCCCCCCCTGGGCTGTGGACCCCTCCTTTGCTGAGCGCTATGCGCCCGACAAGACCAGCACCGTGCTGAGCAAACACAGCCAGCCGGCCATGCCCACGCCCATGCAGAACCGCAGCTCCATCGTCCAGGCCGCACAGCAGCCCCCCGAGGGCACCAGCAAAACCCCCATCTGCTACCAGTGCAACAAGGTCATCAG GGGACGCTACCTGGTGGCCCTGGGGCATTACTACCACCCGGAGGAGTTCGCATGCTGCCAGTGCAGGAAGGTGCTGGATGAGGGGGGCTTCTTTGAGGAGAAGGGCTCGGTCTTCTGCCCCAAGTGCTACGACATGCGCTATGCCCCCAGCTGTGCCAAGTGCAAGAAGAAGATTGGTGGG GAGATCATGCATGCGCTGAAGATGACGTGGCACGTGCAGTGCTTCACCTGCGCTGCCTGCAGAACTCCCATCCGCAACCGCGCCTTCTACATGGAGGAGGGGCAGCCCTACTGCGAGAGAG ACTACGAGAAGATGTTTGGCACAAAATGCCGTGGCTGTGACTTCAAGATTGATGCTGGTGACCGGTTCCTGGAGGCGCTGGGATTCAGCTGGCATGACACCTGCTTCGTCTGTGCG atCTGCCAGGTCAGCCTGGAAGGGAAGACGTTCTACTCCAAGAAGGACAAACCCCTCTGCAAGAGCCATGCCTTCTCCCATGTTTAA
- the PDLIM7 gene encoding PDZ and LIM domain protein 7 isoform X5, translating into MSSMDSYKVMLDGPAPWGFRLQGGKDFNMPLSISRLTPGGKAAQAGVGVGDWVLSIDGENTSSMTHIEAQNKIRACGDQLSLSLSRVQCLLGKPHKESFPCSQPPKYNFVPSTTLNKTARPFGASPTPNSLPGLVTKPVTYTAPACTPQHNGCRTLTSQHALRLMSPPTGLPNDSSKKRLVEDTEDWQPRTGTTQSRSFRILAHLTGTEFMQDPDDEHVRKASQVSGLDPSAVAVLKVEPDPGSAAPRPPAAPGPASRPPWAVDPSFAERYAPDKTSTVLSKHSQPAMPTPMQNRSSIVQAAQQPPEGTSKTPICYQCNKVIRGRYLVALGHYYHPEEFACCQCRKVLDEGGFFEEKGSVFCPKCYDMRYAPSCAKCKKKIGGEIMHALKMTWHVQCFTCAACRTPIRNRAFYMEEGQPYCERDYEKMFGTKCRGCDFKIDAGDRFLEALGFSWHDTCFVCAICQVSLEGKTFYSKKDKPLCKSHAFSHV; encoded by the exons ctgacCCCTGGTGGCAAGGCAGCCCAGGCCGGCGTGGGAGTGGGCGACTGGGTGCTGAGCATCGATGGGGAGAACACCAGTAGCATGACTCACATCGAAGCGCAGAACAAGATCCGCGCCTGCGGAGACCagctttccctcagcctgagcaG AGTCCAGTGCCTCCTGGGGAAGCCACACAAG GAGTCAttcccctgctctcagcccccgaAGTATAACTTCGTTCCTAGCACCACCCTCAACAAAACGGCCCGGCCCTTCGGGGCCAGCCCCACGCCCAACTCGCTGCCTGGGCTGGTGACGAAACCTGTGACGTACACGGCCCCCgcctgcaccccccagcacaaTGG GTGCAGAACCTTGACAAGTCA GCACGCTCTGCGGCTAATGAGCCCCCCCACCGGCCTGCCCAATGACTCCAGCAAAAAGCGTCTGGTTGAGGATACGGAGGACTGGCAGCCTCGCACTGGCACAACCCAGTCCCGCTCCTTCCGCATCCTGGCCCACCTCACGGGCACTGAGTTCA TGCAAGATCCAGATGATGAGCATGTTAGAAAAGCCAG CCAGGTGTCTGGGCTGGACCCGTCTGCGGTGGCAGTGCTGAAGGTGGAGCCTGATC CAGGTTCGGCAGCTCCCAGGCCCCCAGCTGCTCCGGGCCCTGCCAGCCGCCCCCCCTGGGCTGTGGACCCCTCCTTTGCTGAGCGCTATGCGCCCGACAAGACCAGCACCGTGCTGAGCAAACACAGCCAGCCGGCCATGCCCACGCCCATGCAGAACCGCAGCTCCATCGTCCAGGCCGCACAGCAGCCCCCCGAGGGCACCAGCAAAACCCCCATCTGCTACCAGTGCAACAAGGTCATCAG GGGACGCTACCTGGTGGCCCTGGGGCATTACTACCACCCGGAGGAGTTCGCATGCTGCCAGTGCAGGAAGGTGCTGGATGAGGGGGGCTTCTTTGAGGAGAAGGGCTCGGTCTTCTGCCCCAAGTGCTACGACATGCGCTATGCCCCCAGCTGTGCCAAGTGCAAGAAGAAGATTGGTGGG GAGATCATGCATGCGCTGAAGATGACGTGGCACGTGCAGTGCTTCACCTGCGCTGCCTGCAGAACTCCCATCCGCAACCGCGCCTTCTACATGGAGGAGGGGCAGCCCTACTGCGAGAGAG ACTACGAGAAGATGTTTGGCACAAAATGCCGTGGCTGTGACTTCAAGATTGATGCTGGTGACCGGTTCCTGGAGGCGCTGGGATTCAGCTGGCATGACACCTGCTTCGTCTGTGCG atCTGCCAGGTCAGCCTGGAAGGGAAGACGTTCTACTCCAAGAAGGACAAACCCCTCTGCAAGAGCCATGCCTTCTCCCATGTTTAA
- the PDLIM7 gene encoding PDZ and LIM domain protein 7 isoform X3, with protein MSSMDSYKVMLDGPAPWGFRLQGGKDFNMPLSISRLTPGGKAAQAGVGVGDWVLSIDGENTSSMTHIEAQNKIRACGDQLSLSLSRVQCLLGKPHKESFPCSQPPKYNFVPSTTLNKTARPFGASPTPNSLPGLVTKPVTYTAPACTPQHNGVGASPSLPEGKTQPRGDLGRSYMEDEHALRLMSPPTGLPNDSSKKRLVEDTEDWQPRTGTTQSRSFRILAHLTGTEFMQDPDDEHVRKASQVSGLDPSAVAVLKVEPDPGSAAPRPPAAPGPASRPPWAVDPSFAERYAPDKTSTVLSKHSQPAMPTPMQNRSSIVQAAQQPPEGTSKTPICYQCNKVIRGRYLVALGHYYHPEEFACCQCRKVLDEGGFFEEKGSVFCPKCYDMRYAPSCAKCKKKIGGEIMHALKMTWHVQCFTCAACRTPIRNRAFYMEEGQPYCERDYEKMFGTKCRGCDFKIDAGDRFLEALGFSWHDTCFVCAICQVSLEGKTFYSKKDKPLCKSHAFSHV; from the exons ctgacCCCTGGTGGCAAGGCAGCCCAGGCCGGCGTGGGAGTGGGCGACTGGGTGCTGAGCATCGATGGGGAGAACACCAGTAGCATGACTCACATCGAAGCGCAGAACAAGATCCGCGCCTGCGGAGACCagctttccctcagcctgagcaG AGTCCAGTGCCTCCTGGGGAAGCCACACAAG GAGTCAttcccctgctctcagcccccgaAGTATAACTTCGTTCCTAGCACCACCCTCAACAAAACGGCCCGGCCCTTCGGGGCCAGCCCCACGCCCAACTCGCTGCCTGGGCTGGTGACGAAACCTGTGACGTACACGGCCCCCgcctgcaccccccagcacaaTGG GGTCggtgccagccccagcctgccagAGGGGAAAACTCAGCCCCGTGGAGACCTGGGCCGCTCCTACATGGAGGATGA GCACGCTCTGCGGCTAATGAGCCCCCCCACCGGCCTGCCCAATGACTCCAGCAAAAAGCGTCTGGTTGAGGATACGGAGGACTGGCAGCCTCGCACTGGCACAACCCAGTCCCGCTCCTTCCGCATCCTGGCCCACCTCACGGGCACTGAGTTCA TGCAAGATCCAGATGATGAGCATGTTAGAAAAGCCAG CCAGGTGTCTGGGCTGGACCCGTCTGCGGTGGCAGTGCTGAAGGTGGAGCCTGATC CAGGTTCGGCAGCTCCCAGGCCCCCAGCTGCTCCGGGCCCTGCCAGCCGCCCCCCCTGGGCTGTGGACCCCTCCTTTGCTGAGCGCTATGCGCCCGACAAGACCAGCACCGTGCTGAGCAAACACAGCCAGCCGGCCATGCCCACGCCCATGCAGAACCGCAGCTCCATCGTCCAGGCCGCACAGCAGCCCCCCGAGGGCACCAGCAAAACCCCCATCTGCTACCAGTGCAACAAGGTCATCAG GGGACGCTACCTGGTGGCCCTGGGGCATTACTACCACCCGGAGGAGTTCGCATGCTGCCAGTGCAGGAAGGTGCTGGATGAGGGGGGCTTCTTTGAGGAGAAGGGCTCGGTCTTCTGCCCCAAGTGCTACGACATGCGCTATGCCCCCAGCTGTGCCAAGTGCAAGAAGAAGATTGGTGGG GAGATCATGCATGCGCTGAAGATGACGTGGCACGTGCAGTGCTTCACCTGCGCTGCCTGCAGAACTCCCATCCGCAACCGCGCCTTCTACATGGAGGAGGGGCAGCCCTACTGCGAGAGAG ACTACGAGAAGATGTTTGGCACAAAATGCCGTGGCTGTGACTTCAAGATTGATGCTGGTGACCGGTTCCTGGAGGCGCTGGGATTCAGCTGGCATGACACCTGCTTCGTCTGTGCG atCTGCCAGGTCAGCCTGGAAGGGAAGACGTTCTACTCCAAGAAGGACAAACCCCTCTGCAAGAGCCATGCCTTCTCCCATGTTTAA